A genomic stretch from Hemicordylus capensis ecotype Gifberg chromosome 1, rHemCap1.1.pri, whole genome shotgun sequence includes:
- the LOC128339754 gene encoding opsin-5-like isoform X2, with protein MAEQPVLEIREAGGARGNLHGPPTTTSDNFLGDALLTILGNSAVLAVAIRRSSRLRSPELLTVNLAVTDLGMAISMYPLAIASAWNHAWLGGDAACIYYALMGFFFGVSSMMTLCVMAVIRFFVTHSAKSNSHNINRNVIRVSITLIWLYAALWAILPLLGWGHYGPEPFGTSCTIAWGQFHNSFSGFSFILSMFILCTFLPAMTIIICYLSIAWKIHKTYQEIQNFNRISNAGKLEKKLTLMAVLVSVGFLGAWTPYAAVSFWSIFHSSETIPYFVTLLPCLFAKSSTAYNPFIYYTFSKTFRREVKQLHCCHAQQVHFFNTKNSIDKHVSVMWSGRGNVHISSIRKIESGEIQNQ; from the exons ATGGCCGAACAGCCGGTTTTGGaaataagggaggccggtggggcgagggggaacctccatggaccccccaccaccacatcgGACAACTTCCTGGGAGACG CACTCTTGACAATTCTAGGGAATTCAGCTGTCCTGGCTGTGGCCATAAGGCGTTCTTCTCGTCTCAGGTCACCTGAGCTCCTTACGGTAAACTTAGCAGTAACAGATCTTGGCATGGCCATCAGCATGTACCCTTTGGCCATCGCTTCTGCCTGGAACCATGCCTGGCTGGGTGGAGATGCAGCCTGCATTTATTATGCTCTGATGGGTTTCTTCTTTGGTGTTTCCAGTATGATGACCTTATGTGTGATGGCGGTAATCCGTTTTTTTGTAACCCACTCAGCCAAATCTAATA GCCATAACATCAACAGAAATGTCATACGTGTTTCCATTACATTGATCTGGCTCTATGCAGCACTTTGGGCCATTCTGCCTTTGCTGGGTTGGGGGCATTATGGCCCAGAACCATTTGGCACCTCCTGTACTATAGCATGGGGCCAGTTCCACAACTCATTCAGTGGGTTTTCTTTCATCTTGAGCATGTTTATTCTGTGCACATTTCTGCCTGCAATGACCATCATCATCTGTTACTTGAGTATAGCCTGGAAAATTCATAAAACCTATCAAGAGATACAGAATTTCAACAGGATTTCAAATGCAGGAAAGCTGGAGAAGAAGTTGACACTG ATGGCTGTACTTGTCAGTGTGGGATTTCTTGGTGCATGGACTCCATATGCTGCAGTTAGTTTCTGGTCAATATTTCACTCCAGTGAAACTATACCATACTTTGTTACATTACTACCATGTCTGTTTGCTAAATCATCGACAGCCTACAACCCGTTCATTTATTATACCTTCAGCAAAACTTTCCGGCGTGAAGTTAAGCAGCTCCACTGCTGCCATGCCCAGCAAGTTCATTTCTTTAACACCAAAAATTCCATTGACAAACATGTGTCAGTAATGTGGTCAGGCAGGGGCAATGTACATATTTCTTCCATCAGAAAAATAGAAAGTGGAGAAATTCAAAATCAATAA
- the LOC128339754 gene encoding opsin-5-like isoform X1, with protein MEDHYISKLHPTEDYGAGVFLLVIEELGDNQWPEAWIKKAVFSLLCKTGREGGVQISSETLLTILGNSAVLAVAIRRSSRLRSPELLTVNLAVTDLGMAISMYPLAIASAWNHAWLGGDAACIYYALMGFFFGVSSMMTLCVMAVIRFFVTHSAKSNSHNINRNVIRVSITLIWLYAALWAILPLLGWGHYGPEPFGTSCTIAWGQFHNSFSGFSFILSMFILCTFLPAMTIIICYLSIAWKIHKTYQEIQNFNRISNAGKLEKKLTLMAVLVSVGFLGAWTPYAAVSFWSIFHSSETIPYFVTLLPCLFAKSSTAYNPFIYYTFSKTFRREVKQLHCCHAQQVHFFNTKNSIDKHVSVMWSGRGNVHISSIRKIESGEIQNQ; from the exons ATGGAGGACCACTACATTTCCAAACTTCACCCAACAGAAGATTATGGAGCAGGTGTATTTCTTCTGGTTATAG AAGAGCTGGGAGATAATCAATGGCCAGAAGCCTGGATAAAAAAGGCAGTCTTCAGTCTCCTCTGTAagactgggagagagggaggcgtGCAGATCTCATCTGAGA CACTCTTGACAATTCTAGGGAATTCAGCTGTCCTGGCTGTGGCCATAAGGCGTTCTTCTCGTCTCAGGTCACCTGAGCTCCTTACGGTAAACTTAGCAGTAACAGATCTTGGCATGGCCATCAGCATGTACCCTTTGGCCATCGCTTCTGCCTGGAACCATGCCTGGCTGGGTGGAGATGCAGCCTGCATTTATTATGCTCTGATGGGTTTCTTCTTTGGTGTTTCCAGTATGATGACCTTATGTGTGATGGCGGTAATCCGTTTTTTTGTAACCCACTCAGCCAAATCTAATA GCCATAACATCAACAGAAATGTCATACGTGTTTCCATTACATTGATCTGGCTCTATGCAGCACTTTGGGCCATTCTGCCTTTGCTGGGTTGGGGGCATTATGGCCCAGAACCATTTGGCACCTCCTGTACTATAGCATGGGGCCAGTTCCACAACTCATTCAGTGGGTTTTCTTTCATCTTGAGCATGTTTATTCTGTGCACATTTCTGCCTGCAATGACCATCATCATCTGTTACTTGAGTATAGCCTGGAAAATTCATAAAACCTATCAAGAGATACAGAATTTCAACAGGATTTCAAATGCAGGAAAGCTGGAGAAGAAGTTGACACTG ATGGCTGTACTTGTCAGTGTGGGATTTCTTGGTGCATGGACTCCATATGCTGCAGTTAGTTTCTGGTCAATATTTCACTCCAGTGAAACTATACCATACTTTGTTACATTACTACCATGTCTGTTTGCTAAATCATCGACAGCCTACAACCCGTTCATTTATTATACCTTCAGCAAAACTTTCCGGCGTGAAGTTAAGCAGCTCCACTGCTGCCATGCCCAGCAAGTTCATTTCTTTAACACCAAAAATTCCATTGACAAACATGTGTCAGTAATGTGGTCAGGCAGGGGCAATGTACATATTTCTTCCATCAGAAAAATAGAAAGTGGAGAAATTCAAAATCAATAA
- the LOC128339754 gene encoding opsin-5-like isoform X3, whose amino-acid sequence MEDHYISKLHPTEDYGAGVFLLVIALLTILGNSAVLAVAIRRSSRLRSPELLTVNLAVTDLGMAISMYPLAIASAWNHAWLGGDAACIYYALMGFFFGVSSMMTLCVMAVIRFFVTHSAKSNSHNINRNVIRVSITLIWLYAALWAILPLLGWGHYGPEPFGTSCTIAWGQFHNSFSGFSFILSMFILCTFLPAMTIIICYLSIAWKIHKTYQEIQNFNRISNAGKLEKKLTLMAVLVSVGFLGAWTPYAAVSFWSIFHSSETIPYFVTLLPCLFAKSSTAYNPFIYYTFSKTFRREVKQLHCCHAQQVHFFNTKNSIDKHVSVMWSGRGNVHISSIRKIESGEIQNQ is encoded by the exons ATGGAGGACCACTACATTTCCAAACTTCACCCAACAGAAGATTATGGAGCAGGTGTATTTCTTCTGGTTATAG CACTCTTGACAATTCTAGGGAATTCAGCTGTCCTGGCTGTGGCCATAAGGCGTTCTTCTCGTCTCAGGTCACCTGAGCTCCTTACGGTAAACTTAGCAGTAACAGATCTTGGCATGGCCATCAGCATGTACCCTTTGGCCATCGCTTCTGCCTGGAACCATGCCTGGCTGGGTGGAGATGCAGCCTGCATTTATTATGCTCTGATGGGTTTCTTCTTTGGTGTTTCCAGTATGATGACCTTATGTGTGATGGCGGTAATCCGTTTTTTTGTAACCCACTCAGCCAAATCTAATA GCCATAACATCAACAGAAATGTCATACGTGTTTCCATTACATTGATCTGGCTCTATGCAGCACTTTGGGCCATTCTGCCTTTGCTGGGTTGGGGGCATTATGGCCCAGAACCATTTGGCACCTCCTGTACTATAGCATGGGGCCAGTTCCACAACTCATTCAGTGGGTTTTCTTTCATCTTGAGCATGTTTATTCTGTGCACATTTCTGCCTGCAATGACCATCATCATCTGTTACTTGAGTATAGCCTGGAAAATTCATAAAACCTATCAAGAGATACAGAATTTCAACAGGATTTCAAATGCAGGAAAGCTGGAGAAGAAGTTGACACTG ATGGCTGTACTTGTCAGTGTGGGATTTCTTGGTGCATGGACTCCATATGCTGCAGTTAGTTTCTGGTCAATATTTCACTCCAGTGAAACTATACCATACTTTGTTACATTACTACCATGTCTGTTTGCTAAATCATCGACAGCCTACAACCCGTTCATTTATTATACCTTCAGCAAAACTTTCCGGCGTGAAGTTAAGCAGCTCCACTGCTGCCATGCCCAGCAAGTTCATTTCTTTAACACCAAAAATTCCATTGACAAACATGTGTCAGTAATGTGGTCAGGCAGGGGCAATGTACATATTTCTTCCATCAGAAAAATAGAAAGTGGAGAAATTCAAAATCAATAA
- the LOC128339754 gene encoding opsin-5-like isoform X4 — translation MAISMYPLAIASAWNHAWLGGDAACIYYALMGFFFGVSSMMTLCVMAVIRFFVTHSAKSNSHNINRNVIRVSITLIWLYAALWAILPLLGWGHYGPEPFGTSCTIAWGQFHNSFSGFSFILSMFILCTFLPAMTIIICYLSIAWKIHKTYQEIQNFNRISNAGKLEKKLTLMAVLVSVGFLGAWTPYAAVSFWSIFHSSETIPYFVTLLPCLFAKSSTAYNPFIYYTFSKTFRREVKQLHCCHAQQVHFFNTKNSIDKHVSVMWSGRGNVHISSIRKIESGEIQNQ, via the exons ATGGCCATCAGCATGTACCCTTTGGCCATCGCTTCTGCCTGGAACCATGCCTGGCTGGGTGGAGATGCAGCCTGCATTTATTATGCTCTGATGGGTTTCTTCTTTGGTGTTTCCAGTATGATGACCTTATGTGTGATGGCGGTAATCCGTTTTTTTGTAACCCACTCAGCCAAATCTAATA GCCATAACATCAACAGAAATGTCATACGTGTTTCCATTACATTGATCTGGCTCTATGCAGCACTTTGGGCCATTCTGCCTTTGCTGGGTTGGGGGCATTATGGCCCAGAACCATTTGGCACCTCCTGTACTATAGCATGGGGCCAGTTCCACAACTCATTCAGTGGGTTTTCTTTCATCTTGAGCATGTTTATTCTGTGCACATTTCTGCCTGCAATGACCATCATCATCTGTTACTTGAGTATAGCCTGGAAAATTCATAAAACCTATCAAGAGATACAGAATTTCAACAGGATTTCAAATGCAGGAAAGCTGGAGAAGAAGTTGACACTG ATGGCTGTACTTGTCAGTGTGGGATTTCTTGGTGCATGGACTCCATATGCTGCAGTTAGTTTCTGGTCAATATTTCACTCCAGTGAAACTATACCATACTTTGTTACATTACTACCATGTCTGTTTGCTAAATCATCGACAGCCTACAACCCGTTCATTTATTATACCTTCAGCAAAACTTTCCGGCGTGAAGTTAAGCAGCTCCACTGCTGCCATGCCCAGCAAGTTCATTTCTTTAACACCAAAAATTCCATTGACAAACATGTGTCAGTAATGTGGTCAGGCAGGGGCAATGTACATATTTCTTCCATCAGAAAAATAGAAAGTGGAGAAATTCAAAATCAATAA